CCGGAGAATCTGAACGGCGTACGATCGAGCCATTGTTGAGTAGCCCGCTTAATGATGGGCAGCTGTATCTGGGAAAATTGCTGGCCTGTGTAATCACCCCTTTGATGGCAGCCTACCTGGGCATGGGGGTGTACCTGGCGGGCATCTACCGCCTGAGTAGCTGGCGGCCTGAACCCATGTTCCTGGTGCTGATCATCCTGCTGACAGCAGTCCAGGCCCTGGTGATGGTATGTGGGGCAGTGGTCATCTCCACCCAAACCACCTCGGTTCGGGCAGCCAATTTACTGGCTTCCTTCATCATCATCCCGGTAGCTTTGTTGATCCAGATTGAATCGGTGATGATGCTGTGGGCAGACTACAACGTGTTGTGGTGGGCTGTGCTGGCCCTGGTGGTGCTGGCTATTTTGCTGGTGCGCATGGGGGTTACCCACCTAAACCGGGAAGAGCTGTTGGGGCATGAGATCGACACGCTAAACTTGCGATGGATGGGAAAGGTCTTCCGCCGCCAATTCATGGGTGATGCCCATTCGGTTAAAGAATGGCTGCAGTATGAAATCCCACATACCTTGAGCCGCATGTGGATACCCATCAGCTGGATGACCGTGCTGCTCGTGGCAGTCACTTACCTGGGAGCGGTCGAATTCAACCGGCTCGGCATCAGCGCCAGCCAGATCGGTTTCGATCGGCTGGGAAAAATCGATTCCCAGATCCTCAGCCAGATGGGCCAGATGGGATTCTTTAACCCTGGCAGCGTGCTCACCCTGTTCTGGCACAACCTGCGGGCGGTAAGCATTGCAGCGTTGTTAGGCAGCTTCACGCTGGGTGTAGCGGGGGTCCTGGTCTTGATGTTGCCGATGGGCTTGATCGGGTTTTTTACGGGAGCGGCCAGCCTGGCAGGGCTAAGCCCGCTGACCGTCCTGGCAGCCTTCACCCTGCCACATGGCTTGCTGGAGATCCCAGCTATCATCCTGTCTGGGGCAGCCATCCTGCGGGTTGGCGCCAGCTTTGTATCCCCAAACCAGGGCCAGTCAATCGGGGAAGGTCTGGTTAAATCTTTGGCAGATTGGGCCAAGATCACCCTGGTGATTGTCCTCCCGCTTTTTTTGGGTGCAGCAATATTGGAAGTATTCGTCAGCCCGCAAGTGATGGTGAAGTTGTTAGGCGGGGGTTAGGAACTCAAGCTGCCAGCTCACCAACCGGTGACAAACGGCAGCCAATCTGTATTGTCATGCAGATGCCGGGCAAATAGATAAGTTGCTGAGGCCGGAGGCACCGATGGAACCCGTAGCAGGTGCATCTGGGCCTGGTCGATCGTGCGCCCGCCCTTGCGGTGATTGCAGTGCGGGCAGGCAGCCACCAGGTTCGTCCAAACATGCTCACCACCCAGGTGACGAGGGACAATGTGGTCCACAGTGAGGGTGGAGAAATGCTGCCCACAATACTGGCAGGTGTAGTCATCACGGCGCAGCACCTCCCGCTTGGTCAGCTTTACCCGTGGGTGTGGACGGTGGATCATCTTCTCGAGACGGATGACAGATGGACGCGGGTAGATTAGCCGTATGGTCTTGATCTCACCGCGCCCATTCAATATCAAGCTGGCTTTTCCATCAATGATGAGGGTAATGGCGCGGCGGGTATTGCAGACGTTGATCGGCTCGAAATTCG
Above is a genomic segment from Anaerolineales bacterium containing:
- a CDS encoding HNH endonuclease, producing MQAPVLVLNANFEPINVCNTRRAITLIIDGKASLILNGRGEIKTIRLIYPRPSVIRLEKMIHRPHPRVKLTKREVLRRDDYTCQYCGQHFSTLTVDHIVPRHLGGEHVWTNLVAACPHCNHRKGGRTIDQAQMHLLRVPSVPPASATYLFARHLHDNTDWLPFVTGW